Within Agarivorans litoreus, the genomic segment TCAGGTGAGTTCCCAGGTGAAGCACAGAGTTTTAGTTAATGCTTAAAGTTGTAGAACAGCCGAGTGAATTACGCTCGGCCCTAGATGCCGCCCGCCTAAAAGGTCGAAAAATTGGCTTTGTTCCCACCATGGGCAATCTGCATGCTGGCCATATTGCACTGGTTAAAGAAGCCCAAAAAAACTGCGAAGTAGTGGTGGTGTCTATTTTTGTTAATCCGCTGCAGTTTAACAACAGTAGTGATTTAGCCAACTACCCTCGCACCCTAGAACAAGATATTACCGCGCTAAACCAAGCTGGTGCTGATTTTGTATTTACCCCTAGCGCAGAAACACTCTACCCAAATGGTTTGGAAGCAGAGACTAAAGTAACAGTGCCTGTTCTTTCAGACATTCTGGAAGGCGAATTACGCCCTGGTCATTTTGACGGCGTCTCGACGGTGGTTTGTAAGCTGTTTAATCTGGTGCAGCCACATTTGGCAGTATTTGGCGAAAAAGATTATCAACAGCTCGCGCTTATTCGCAAGATGACCGCAGATCTGTTACTGCCAATTGAGATTATTGGCCTTGCTACGGTAAGAGAAACGAGTGGTTTAGCCATGAGCTCACGCAACAACCGCTTAAGCGGCAAGCAGCTGCAAACCGCGCCACTATTAGCAAAAGAGATGCGGAACATCGCATCACAGCTAAGCCACAGCAATCAAGCTGAACTTAGCAAAGCAGCCCAACAAACGCTGGAAAACAACGGATTTAAGTGCGACGGTATCGATATCGTAGACGCCGAAAGCCTAAGCCCCCTAACCCCCCAATCTCGCTCTGCTGTTATTCTAATGGCCGCCTTCCTCGGAGAAGTAAGGCTAATAGATAACTGCGTGATTGAACTACACTAATTTCGTCGATTAAAAGAGAGAACGTCAATGCAAACCACTATGCTAAAAGGCAAACTTCACCAAGCACGCGTAACCCATGCAGAGCTCAACTATGAAGGCTCTTGTGCTATCGACCAGGATGTTTTGGATCAAGCAGGTATTCTCGAATACGAGAAAATTGATATCTATAATATTGAGAATGGCGAGCGTTTTTCTACTTACGCAATCTCTGGTGAACGCGGCTCAAAAATCATCTCAGTAAATGGCGCAGCAGCACGTCGCGCAGCCGTGGGCGACCGAGTCATTATTTGTGCTTATGTTGGTATGAGCAATGAAGAAGCTAAGTCTCACAAACCTTCTTTGGTTTACTTAAACGAGAACAACGATATCGTTAGAACCAGCAAAGATATTCCAGTTCAATTAGCCTAGCACCAAAGCTGTGCAGGCTTTAAAATGGCGCACCATCTACGTGCGCCATTTTTGTACCTTTTGTCATAAAACAGCAAATAAACCCTTACATTTAACCTCATCGCAACATCACCAAAATATCTCTCCAACAATAAAATCAAAACTAGCGATAAGTTTGCCTTATTAAGGACTTACCAAAGCTTTGGTTTGTTTTTTGCTGTAAAGAACTAAAGATTAAAGTTTGTAGCGCAGGGAGCTGTCGTGCTAAGTATTTATCTAGTATTGCTGGTGTTATTTGTCTTAGCATTAATACCTATTCCATCAATAGTATCAAGCCATCGTCGAGCTGATAATCAACAACAGATTGAACATACACAATTGCTGCAATCGCTCAATCATATGACAAGAAGACATTGGCGCATGCAGGCTCAAAAGCTCTCTGACCCACTGTTTTCGCCTGCTGAGCTAGATGGCACCAAAGAGCAAATTGAAGAAATAATGGTGTTGCTACAAGCCCAAAACAACTACCGCTACTGTGCCAAGGTAGAACAGATTGTTTTACATTGGCAAGCACTTGCCCACTGCCAAAACCTAAGCCAACTTCGCCACTATCATCAGCAAATATTGCAACTCACCCAACTGGCCACCAGCGACTCTTTTAAACAAAACACTCAAAAGGGAACAGTCTTTGCTTTGACTCCTAATAAGTAAATATGCGGATACGTATAAAGGAGTTTAAATGCGTAGTGCAGCCACTATTTTTTATAGTTTTCTGTTTGGTTTTTTAGTGCTTACAGGAGTGAGCATTATTGACCTACAACAGCAGCAAAGCCTCGCTAACCTCGCTTTAGTCTGTTTAAGCTTGTGTTTAAGTGGCCTCACCTTAAGTGTGCTCAAACTGTTAATGCAACAAATTGAGCAACCAGACAAGGTACACAGTAAAGGCTTAGCCAGCTACCTATTCCAAGATACTCGTCACCAGCAACTCGAACTGCTAAGAGAACAGCAACGCCGAGTACTAGAACAGCAAGATGCCTTAGACGAAATCAGTCACTGCTCAAAAGAATTGTCATTGCAGGCTCAGTCGGTAGCTTCAGGGGCAGTGCAACAAGCAGATGCTAGCCAAGCATCCGCCAGCGCGGTAGTAGAAATGAGTGAAAGCATTAAAGATGTTGCCGAGCAAGTTAAGCTGGTAGCAGAAGCCAGCTTTGAAGCCAAGCGCTTCTCGGAATTGGGCCAGGAGGCCGCCTTAGCTGCTCAACAAGGTACCGAAAAAATGGTGGCTAAAGGAGAAGTTAGCCTTGAGAAAGTGACCCAATTACACCAAAAATCGAACACCGTAAGCAGCATTTCAAAAACCATTGAAGAAATAGCCGAACAAACTAACTTATTGGCACTTAA encodes:
- the panD gene encoding aspartate 1-decarboxylase — its product is MQTTMLKGKLHQARVTHAELNYEGSCAIDQDVLDQAGILEYEKIDIYNIENGERFSTYAISGERGSKIISVNGAAARRAAVGDRVIICAYVGMSNEEAKSHKPSLVYLNENNDIVRTSKDIPVQLA
- a CDS encoding methyl-accepting chemotaxis protein, whose translation is MRSAATIFYSFLFGFLVLTGVSIIDLQQQQSLANLALVCLSLCLSGLTLSVLKLLMQQIEQPDKVHSKGLASYLFQDTRHQQLELLREQQRRVLEQQDALDEISHCSKELSLQAQSVASGAVQQADASQASASAVVEMSESIKDVAEQVKLVAEASFEAKRFSELGQEAALAAQQGTEKMVAKGEVSLEKVTQLHQKSNTVSSISKTIEEIAEQTNLLALNASIEAARAGEHGRGFAIVANEVRNLANRSHQSANEISDSMREVQRNINEVLEHITQLTTQAQEIQDTVDNSRQQLKLIYTKNQELQAQTEMIASNSEQQHAATIELSAHINQVADSARENTASAEQSADIAKHLSVLSQQGA
- the panC gene encoding pantoate--beta-alanine ligase; the encoded protein is MLKVVEQPSELRSALDAARLKGRKIGFVPTMGNLHAGHIALVKEAQKNCEVVVVSIFVNPLQFNNSSDLANYPRTLEQDITALNQAGADFVFTPSAETLYPNGLEAETKVTVPVLSDILEGELRPGHFDGVSTVVCKLFNLVQPHLAVFGEKDYQQLALIRKMTADLLLPIEIIGLATVRETSGLAMSSRNNRLSGKQLQTAPLLAKEMRNIASQLSHSNQAELSKAAQQTLENNGFKCDGIDIVDAESLSPLTPQSRSAVILMAAFLGEVRLIDNCVIELH